From a region of the Triticum aestivum cultivar Chinese Spring chromosome 7D, IWGSC CS RefSeq v2.1, whole genome shotgun sequence genome:
- the LOC123168277 gene encoding ATP-dependent DNA helicase PIF1-like, protein MVLLDIRGMLQSMGKDIVDFALPSIDDAFDPTEGEAREVIEESTVEFDVDDTKLASSLNLEQRAAYDEILAAVERGDGGVFFVDGPGGTGKTFLYRAMLAKVRSDGNIGIATATSGVAASIMPGGRTAHSRFKIPLSCDDGASCSFTKQSGTAKLLRMASLIIWDEASMTKRQAVEALDNSMRDIMGIRDRPFGGKTVVFGGDFRQVLPVVRRGSRGQIIDATLRSSHLWKGMRQLRLITNMRAHNDTWFANYLLRVGNGTEEVDDQGNILLPEDICLPSTGEVDDLEKLIHHVFPSLDDNMSDSNYMTSRAILSTTNDNVDKINIRMIERFQGDEVIYHSFDSAEDDPYGYYAQEFLNGLTPNGLPPHALKLKLNCPVILLRNIDPANGLCNGTRLVVRGFERNTIDAEIVIGQHAGRRVFLPRIPLCPSENDMFPFKFKRKQFPIRLSFAMTINKAQGQTIPIVGVYLPNPVFSHGQLYVALSRATAKRNIKILIQKEKPKEKSNKQKDNPKKRKRPTVSLLTSMKNIVYKEVLTG, encoded by the coding sequence ATGGTGTTGCTTGACATTAGGGGTATGTTGCAGTCCATGGGTAAAGACATTGTTGATTTCGCTCTTCCAAGCATAGATGATGCGTTTGACCCAaccgagggtgaggcaagagaggTCATCGAGGAATCAACTGTTGAGTTTGACGTGGATGATACTAAATTGGCATCTTCCCTGAACTTGGAGCAGAGGGCCGCATACGACGAGATACTAGCGGCTGTTGAACGCGGTGATGGGGGTGTATTCTTTGTTGATGGCCCTGGAGGTACAGGGAAGACCTTTCTATACAGGGCGATGCTTGCCAAGGTGAGGAGCGATGGCAATATTGGTATCGCTACCGCGACGTCGGGCGTCGCCGCTTCTATCATGCCTGGCGGCAGGACTGCCCACTCGAGGTTCAAGATCCCATTGAGTTGCGATGATGGAGCCTCGTGCAGCTTCACGAAGCAGAGTGGGACCGCCAAGCTGCTTAGGATGGCCTCATTGATAATATGGGACGAGGCCAGCATGACGAAACGACAAGCGGTCGAGGCATTGGACAATAGCATGCGCGACATCATGGGAATACGCGACCGACCCTTTGGAGGAAAGACTGTTGTTTTTGGCGGGGACTTTAGGCAGGTGCTTCCGGTCGTCAGAAGGGGGTCGCGGGGCCAGATAATTGATGCAACCCTACGAAGTTCTCATCTATGGAAGGGTATGCGGCAGCTTCGGCTCATCACCAACATGAGGGCTCATAATGACACGTGGTTTGCAAATTACTTGCTAAGGGTCGGCAATGGCACTGAGGAAGTCGACGATCAAGGCAACATACTACTCCCTGAAGACATTTGTCTGCCGTCTACAGGCGaggttgacgacctggagaagcttATTCACCACGTGTTTCCGAGTCTAGATGACAACATGTCTGATTCAAATTACATGACATCTCGAGCAATCCTTTCCACGACAAACGACAATGTCGACAAGATAAACATCCGCATGATAGAGCGTTTTCAGGGAGATGAAGTAATATACCATAGCTTTGACAGTGCGGAGGACGACCCATATGGCTACTACGCTCAGGAGTTTCTGAATGGATTGACTCCTAACGGTCTTCCTCCGCATGCACTCAAGCTAAAGCTGAACTGCCCTGTCATACTTCTAAGGAACATTGATCCAGCAAATGGATTGTGTAACGGCACTAGGCTTGTTGTTAGAGGTTTTGAGAGGAACACCATTGATGCAGAAATCGTGATTGGACAACACGCTGGCAGGAGGGTCTTCCTTCCTCGAATACCTCTCTGCCCATCTGAAAACGACATGTTTCCGTTCAAGTTTAAGAGGAAGCAATTTCCTATAAGGCTTAGCTTTGCTATGACCATTAACAAGGCTCAAGGGCAGACAATCCCGATTGTTGGTGTCTACCTACCCAATCCCGTGTTCTCTCATGGTCaactctatgttgctttgtctcgaGCCACCGCAAAGAGAAACATAAAGATACTCATTCAGAAGGAGAAGCCGAAGGAGAAGTCCAACAAGCAAAAGGACAATCCAAAGAAGCGAAAAAGACCGACCGTGTCATTACTAACCTCGATGAAGAACATCGTCTACAAGGAAGTCCTTACAGGCTGA
- the LOC123168280 gene encoding stomatal closure-related actin-binding protein 1 isoform X1, translating to MKFEKGLSTATLLSNEVKCKQVALLERDILLKNLKSVLESLRGQVAGKYKDEFEESVSMVDILAVQLSKRENELLQQKTEVTRIATSLKLASEDARRIVDEERTNARMEIENARAAVQRVQKVLQEKENSSQRIGKQKRKI from the exons ATGAAATTTGAGAAGGGCCTCAGTACTGCCACATTATTATCTAATGAG GTTAAATGTAAACAAGTGGCTTTATTGGAGCGAGACATCCTTCTGAAGAATCTAAAGAGTGTATTGGAGTCACTGAGAGGACAAGTAGCTGGCAAATATAAGGATGAATTTGAGGAATCAGTATCTATG GTGGATATTTTAGCAGTTCAGCTGTCCAAAAGAGAAAATGAGTTGCTTCAGCAGAAAACCGAGGTCACGAGAATAGCGACTTCACTGAAACTG GCTTCTGAAGATGCTAGGAGAATTGTTGACGAAGAACGAACTAATGCACGCATGGAGATTGAAAATGCTAGAGCTGCTGTACAAAGAGTTCAAAAAGTACTTCAAGAGAAAGAGAACAGTTCACAAAGAATTGGAAAGCAG AAGAGGAAGATCTAG
- the LOC123168280 gene encoding stomatal closure-related actin-binding protein 1 isoform X2: protein MKFEKGLSTATLLSNEVKCKQVALLERDILLKNLKSVLESLRGQVAGKYKDEFEESVSMVDILAVQLSKRENELLQQKTEVTRIATSLKLASEDARRIVDEERTNARMEIENARAAVQRVQKVLQEKENSSQRIGKQVDID from the exons ATGAAATTTGAGAAGGGCCTCAGTACTGCCACATTATTATCTAATGAG GTTAAATGTAAACAAGTGGCTTTATTGGAGCGAGACATCCTTCTGAAGAATCTAAAGAGTGTATTGGAGTCACTGAGAGGACAAGTAGCTGGCAAATATAAGGATGAATTTGAGGAATCAGTATCTATG GTGGATATTTTAGCAGTTCAGCTGTCCAAAAGAGAAAATGAGTTGCTTCAGCAGAAAACCGAGGTCACGAGAATAGCGACTTCACTGAAACTG GCTTCTGAAGATGCTAGGAGAATTGTTGACGAAGAACGAACTAATGCACGCATGGAGATTGAAAATGCTAGAGCTGCTGTACAAAGAGTTCAAAAAGTACTTCAAGAGAAAGAGAACAGTTCACAAAGAATTGGAAAGCAG GTCGACATCGACTGA